One Sylvia atricapilla isolate bSylAtr1 chromosome 24, bSylAtr1.pri, whole genome shotgun sequence genomic window carries:
- the CDCA8 gene encoding borealin isoform X3: MAPARKKGASSSRSRKLAAFLKDFDREVNRRLERLRADGECLVKEIENLYDMAILRLPVELRQMNWLEYYAKQGSGKTLEEVAMADLEIAEIDKLTAGVINGPFDIVKKGDKFKRSAEAVEEAEPPLLPQPKKSRVDSQCPSEAEAENVNPRTAKVKASAKKPPVARRPPSARVKRMSKRSSKNSFITPATGRMVDVCARGGTSSMITPRFDSRVFKTPGLRTPALHERVYTISANGSPLADTGDAVLTLPLGGGESIRLTAKDLTKKNFLQLNPKARGLMKKLSVCLAQACNDTKIPLDGSQ, translated from the exons ATGGCGCCCGCCAGGAAAAAGGGCGCCTCGAGCTCCCGCAGCAGGAAACTGGCGGCTTTCCTCAAGGACTTCGACCGCGAag TGAACCGGCGGCTGGAGCGGCTGCGGGCGGACGGGGAATGCCTGGTGAAGGAGATCGAGAACCTGTACGACATGGCGATCCTGCGGCTGCCCGTGGAGCTCCGCCAGATGAACTGGCTCGAGTATTACG ctAAACAAGGAAGTGGGAAGACGCTGGAGGAGGTGGCTATG gcAGACTTGGAGATAGCAGAAATAGACAAGCTGACAGCAGGAGTTATCAATGGCCCGTTTGACATTGTCAAGAAAG GAGATAAATTCAAAAGGAGTGCTGAAGCTGTTGAGGAAGCAGAGCCTCCACTGCTTCCTCAGCCAAAGAAATCCAGAGTTGACAGCCAGTGTCCTTCAGAGGCAGAGGCTGAGAACGTGAATCCAAGAACTGCCAAG GTGAAGGCATCTGCCAAAAAGCCACCCGTGGCCAGAAGACCTCCCTCAGCCAGAGTGAAGCGCATGAGCAAAAG GTCAAGCAAAAACAGCTTTATCACTCCAGCTACTGGCAGGATGGTTGATGTCTGTGCTCGGGGAGGCACCTCCTCCATGATCACACCCAGATTCGATTCCAG GGTGTTCAAGACGCCGGGGCTGCGCACTCCTGCCCTCCACGAGCGCGTTTACACCATCTCTGCCAACGGCAGCCCCCTGGCCGACACCGGGGACGCCGTCCTCACCCTGCCCCTGGGAGGGGGAGAG AGCATACGTTTGACAGCAAAGGATTTGACCaagaagaattttcttcagctgaacCCCAAGGCCCGAGGGCTCATGAAGAAGCTGTCA GTTTGTCTTGCACAGGCTTGCAACGACACAAAAATACCCCTGGATGGAAGTCAGTGA
- the CDCA8 gene encoding borealin isoform X1 gives MAPARKKGASSSRSRKLAAFLKDFDREVNRRLERLRADGECLVKEIENLYDMAILRLPVELRQMNWLEYYAKQGSGKTLEEVAMADLEIAEIDKLTAGVINGPFDIVKKGDKFKRSAEAVEEAEPPLLPQPKKSRVDSQCPSEAEAENVNPRTAKVKASAKKPPVARRPPSARVKRMSKRSSKNSFITPATGRMVDVCARGGTSSMITPRFDSRVFKTPGLRTPALHERVYTISANGSPLADTGDAVLTLPLGGGESIRLTAKDLTKKNFLQLNPKARGLMKKLSVSLGVFVSHDLGLLSCKRNSLFPPLS, from the exons ATGGCGCCCGCCAGGAAAAAGGGCGCCTCGAGCTCCCGCAGCAGGAAACTGGCGGCTTTCCTCAAGGACTTCGACCGCGAag TGAACCGGCGGCTGGAGCGGCTGCGGGCGGACGGGGAATGCCTGGTGAAGGAGATCGAGAACCTGTACGACATGGCGATCCTGCGGCTGCCCGTGGAGCTCCGCCAGATGAACTGGCTCGAGTATTACG ctAAACAAGGAAGTGGGAAGACGCTGGAGGAGGTGGCTATG gcAGACTTGGAGATAGCAGAAATAGACAAGCTGACAGCAGGAGTTATCAATGGCCCGTTTGACATTGTCAAGAAAG GAGATAAATTCAAAAGGAGTGCTGAAGCTGTTGAGGAAGCAGAGCCTCCACTGCTTCCTCAGCCAAAGAAATCCAGAGTTGACAGCCAGTGTCCTTCAGAGGCAGAGGCTGAGAACGTGAATCCAAGAACTGCCAAG GTGAAGGCATCTGCCAAAAAGCCACCCGTGGCCAGAAGACCTCCCTCAGCCAGAGTGAAGCGCATGAGCAAAAG GTCAAGCAAAAACAGCTTTATCACTCCAGCTACTGGCAGGATGGTTGATGTCTGTGCTCGGGGAGGCACCTCCTCCATGATCACACCCAGATTCGATTCCAG GGTGTTCAAGACGCCGGGGCTGCGCACTCCTGCCCTCCACGAGCGCGTTTACACCATCTCTGCCAACGGCAGCCCCCTGGCCGACACCGGGGACGCCGTCCTCACCCTGCCCCTGGGAGGGGGAGAG AGCATACGTTTGACAGCAAAGGATTTGACCaagaagaattttcttcagctgaacCCCAAGGCCCGAGGGCTCATGAAGAAGCTGTCAGTAAGTCTGGGTGTTTTTGTCAGCCATGACCT GGGACTGTTGAGCTGCAAGAGAAACTCCTTATTTCCCCCCTTGTCTTGA
- the CDCA8 gene encoding borealin isoform X2 yields the protein MAPARKKGASSSRSRKLAAFLKDFDREVNRRLERLRADGECLVKEIENLYDMAILRLPVELRQMNWLEYYAKQGSGKTLEEVAMADLEIAEIDKLTAGVINGPFDIVKKDKFKRSAEAVEEAEPPLLPQPKKSRVDSQCPSEAEAENVNPRTAKVKASAKKPPVARRPPSARVKRMSKRSSKNSFITPATGRMVDVCARGGTSSMITPRFDSRVFKTPGLRTPALHERVYTISANGSPLADTGDAVLTLPLGGGESIRLTAKDLTKKNFLQLNPKARGLMKKLSVSLGVFVSHDLGLLSCKRNSLFPPLS from the exons ATGGCGCCCGCCAGGAAAAAGGGCGCCTCGAGCTCCCGCAGCAGGAAACTGGCGGCTTTCCTCAAGGACTTCGACCGCGAag TGAACCGGCGGCTGGAGCGGCTGCGGGCGGACGGGGAATGCCTGGTGAAGGAGATCGAGAACCTGTACGACATGGCGATCCTGCGGCTGCCCGTGGAGCTCCGCCAGATGAACTGGCTCGAGTATTACG ctAAACAAGGAAGTGGGAAGACGCTGGAGGAGGTGGCTATG gcAGACTTGGAGATAGCAGAAATAGACAAGCTGACAGCAGGAGTTATCAATGGCCCGTTTGACATTGTCAAGAAAG ATAAATTCAAAAGGAGTGCTGAAGCTGTTGAGGAAGCAGAGCCTCCACTGCTTCCTCAGCCAAAGAAATCCAGAGTTGACAGCCAGTGTCCTTCAGAGGCAGAGGCTGAGAACGTGAATCCAAGAACTGCCAAG GTGAAGGCATCTGCCAAAAAGCCACCCGTGGCCAGAAGACCTCCCTCAGCCAGAGTGAAGCGCATGAGCAAAAG GTCAAGCAAAAACAGCTTTATCACTCCAGCTACTGGCAGGATGGTTGATGTCTGTGCTCGGGGAGGCACCTCCTCCATGATCACACCCAGATTCGATTCCAG GGTGTTCAAGACGCCGGGGCTGCGCACTCCTGCCCTCCACGAGCGCGTTTACACCATCTCTGCCAACGGCAGCCCCCTGGCCGACACCGGGGACGCCGTCCTCACCCTGCCCCTGGGAGGGGGAGAG AGCATACGTTTGACAGCAAAGGATTTGACCaagaagaattttcttcagctgaacCCCAAGGCCCGAGGGCTCATGAAGAAGCTGTCAGTAAGTCTGGGTGTTTTTGTCAGCCATGACCT GGGACTGTTGAGCTGCAAGAGAAACTCCTTATTTCCCCCCTTGTCTTGA
- the AIRIM gene encoding AFG2-interacting ribosome maturation factor isoform X2, with the protein MAAAMAAMAAALRAWAEAAARADEAARAALAASAPLLGSLASLAAQMRAVRRLPWDATPLGAFPELRARLWQKQRGAAEALLEQLGGRREELRAVRDAVGAAGTAVLRLYEERGPAELGLEAVLRRGPRCPSLADVLEGLQDVERYYRHLYLESKLLLQRISLDSLADVEALPQSWERILERYKEDVVQDTLLKVSLFVENHREVSCSPGS; encoded by the exons ATGGCGGCGGCGATGGCGGCGATGGCGGCCGCGCTCCGGGCCtgggcggaggcggcggcgcgggcggacgaggcggcgcgggcggctctggcagcctcggcCCCGCTGCTGGGCTCGCTGGCCTCGCTGGCGGCTCAGATGCGGGCGGTGCGGCGGCTTCCGTGGGACGCGACGCCGCTCGGCGCCTTCCCGGAGCTGAGGGCGCGGCTGTGGCAGAAGCAGCGCGGCGCGGCCGAGgcgctgctggagcagctgggcgGGCGGCG GGAGGAGCTGCGGGCCGTGCGGGACGCCGTGGGGGCCGCCGGCACCGCTGTGCTGCGGCTGTACGAGGAGCGGGGCCCGGCcgagctggggctggaggcgGTTCTGCGGCGTGGTCCGCGCTGCCCCTCGCTGGCCGATGTGttggaggggctgcaggacgTGGAACGCTACTACCGGCACCT GTACTTGGAGAGCAAACTGCTCCTGCAGCGCATCAGCCTGGACAGCCTGGCAGACGTGGAAGCCCTCCCGCAGTCCTGGGAGCGGATTTTGGAGCGCTACAAAGAAGACGTCGTCCAAG ATACACTCCTGAAGGTCTCACTGTTCGTGGAGAACCATCGGGAGGTgagctgctcccctggctcCTGA
- the AIRIM gene encoding AFG2-interacting ribosome maturation factor isoform X1: protein MAAAMAAMAAALRAWAEAAARADEAARAALAASAPLLGSLASLAAQMRAVRRLPWDATPLGAFPELRARLWQKQRGAAEALLEQLGGRREELRAVRDAVGAAGTAVLRLYEERGPAELGLEAVLRRGPRCPSLADVLEGLQDVERYYRHLYLESKLLLQRISLDSLADVEALPQSWERILERYKEDVVQGNTLLKVSLFVENHREVSCSPGS from the exons ATGGCGGCGGCGATGGCGGCGATGGCGGCCGCGCTCCGGGCCtgggcggaggcggcggcgcgggcggacgaggcggcgcgggcggctctggcagcctcggcCCCGCTGCTGGGCTCGCTGGCCTCGCTGGCGGCTCAGATGCGGGCGGTGCGGCGGCTTCCGTGGGACGCGACGCCGCTCGGCGCCTTCCCGGAGCTGAGGGCGCGGCTGTGGCAGAAGCAGCGCGGCGCGGCCGAGgcgctgctggagcagctgggcgGGCGGCG GGAGGAGCTGCGGGCCGTGCGGGACGCCGTGGGGGCCGCCGGCACCGCTGTGCTGCGGCTGTACGAGGAGCGGGGCCCGGCcgagctggggctggaggcgGTTCTGCGGCGTGGTCCGCGCTGCCCCTCGCTGGCCGATGTGttggaggggctgcaggacgTGGAACGCTACTACCGGCACCT GTACTTGGAGAGCAAACTGCTCCTGCAGCGCATCAGCCTGGACAGCCTGGCAGACGTGGAAGCCCTCCCGCAGTCCTGGGAGCGGATTTTGGAGCGCTACAAAGAAGACGTCGTCCAAGGTA ATACACTCCTGAAGGTCTCACTGTTCGTGGAGAACCATCGGGAGGTgagctgctcccctggctcCTGA